In Corynebacterium afermentans subsp. afermentans, a genomic segment contains:
- a CDS encoding phosphotransferase has protein sequence MGDTQEIIRAAADILTKRYGGEQQLVDVERLDGSGLADVFRARVVNNPFFQHRSVVVKHSPATGDELADAAFLRETVAYQFATSLSEEVRPGPVLLGYDTAQRILIISDLGDGRTLADLLQDADPETHVDLLRRLGRALGKMHVGTADDEDAFNVLFQRMTRSRKNAANLQLLRDRLLSHRIRIGVEFLENAGIEIPGEVRFAATNVRTRLLRGGMRAFTPFDLTPDNVIQAGNSFHFLDYEWAGFRNVTFDVAFVVARFPVFLAAQPFNAEATEAFIDAWVSEVRGIWPSVEHPDTLQARITAGIIGWAMSSVAMLDPVSPADLLEHDAKLKEDFEAAGLDVSDLGPLEAGGETEEHPADHAGDVLRPYSKGPFTADEALVRRDLRETFESLAAFAGAGKDPAYQTISHFAQTLAERLR, from the coding sequence ATGGGCGATACGCAGGAGATCATCCGCGCAGCCGCCGACATACTGACCAAGCGCTATGGCGGCGAGCAGCAGCTTGTGGACGTCGAAAGACTCGACGGCTCAGGGCTGGCTGACGTGTTCCGGGCGCGCGTGGTTAACAACCCGTTTTTCCAGCACCGCTCGGTGGTGGTGAAGCATTCGCCGGCAACCGGTGACGAGCTGGCGGACGCGGCATTTTTGCGCGAGACGGTGGCGTATCAGTTCGCGACGTCGTTAAGCGAGGAAGTGCGCCCGGGACCGGTGCTGCTGGGCTACGACACCGCCCAGCGCATCCTGATCATCTCGGACCTGGGCGACGGCCGCACACTGGCCGACTTGCTGCAGGACGCGGACCCGGAAACCCACGTGGACCTGCTGCGCCGGCTCGGCCGGGCGTTGGGCAAGATGCATGTCGGCACCGCGGACGACGAGGACGCGTTCAACGTGCTGTTCCAGCGCATGACGCGTTCGCGGAAGAACGCGGCGAACTTGCAGCTGCTGCGTGATCGTCTGCTGTCGCACCGCATCCGCATCGGCGTGGAGTTTTTGGAAAACGCCGGCATCGAGATCCCGGGGGAGGTCCGGTTTGCCGCCACAAACGTGCGCACCCGTCTGCTGCGGGGAGGCATGCGCGCGTTCACGCCGTTCGACTTGACCCCGGACAACGTCATTCAGGCCGGCAACTCCTTCCACTTTTTGGATTACGAGTGGGCAGGCTTCAGGAACGTGACCTTCGATGTGGCGTTTGTGGTCGCACGCTTCCCGGTCTTTCTTGCGGCGCAGCCGTTTAACGCGGAAGCGACCGAGGCGTTCATTGACGCTTGGGTGAGCGAAGTGCGAGGCATCTGGCCCAGCGTGGAGCACCCGGATACGCTCCAAGCGCGGATCACTGCAGGCATTATCGGGTGGGCCATGAGCAGTGTGGCGATGCTGGATCCGGTCAGCCCGGCCGATTTGTTGGAGCACGACGCCAAGCTCAAAGAGGACTTCGAGGCCGCCGGTCTCGACGTGTCTGACCTCGGGCCGCTTGAAGCGGGCGGAGAGACTGAAGAGCATCCCGCAGACCATGCCGGTGACGTTTTGCGTCCGTACTCGAAGGGGCCGTTCACCGCAGACGAAGCGCTGGTGCGCAGGGATTTGCGTGAGACGTTCGAGTCCCTCGCAGCATTCGCGGGCGCGGGCAAGGATCCCGCGTACCAAACGATAAGCCACTTCGCCCAGACGTTGGCTGAGCGCTTGCGATAA
- the aspS gene encoding aspartate--tRNA ligase, with amino-acid sequence MLRTHLAGNLNKELEGQTVTLTGWVARRRDHGGVIFIDLRDRSGLAQVVFREPAVAEAAHDLRSEFVVQVTGTVEPRPEGSANPNLASGEIEVNVTDLKVLNKAAALPFQIEDASSSEVGEEARLRYRYLDLRRERQAKAMRLRAKANQAARRVLDNHDFTEIETPTLTRSTPEGARDFLVPARLKPGSWYALPQSPQLFKQLLMVAGMERYYQLARCYRDEDFRADRQPEFTQLDVEASFVDQDDIIELAEEILVELWKLIGYDIQTPIPRMTYKEAMEKYGSDKPDLRFDIPLVECTEFFKDTTFRVFKAEYVGAVVMEGGASQPRRQLDAWQEWAKQRGAKGLAYILVQEDGELTGPVAKNITDEEKAGIAEHVGAKPGDCIFFAAGETKASRALLGAARGEIARKLDLIKDGDWAFTWVVDAPLFEPAADATASGDVALGHSKWTAVHHAFTSPKPEFLDNFEKNPGEALAYAYDIVCNGNEIGGGSIRIHEHDVQKRVFEVMGITDEEADEKFGFLLDAFQYGAPPHGGIAFGWDRIVSLLGGFESIRDVIAFPKSGGGVDPLTDAPAPIPAEQRKETGVDFKPKKDAESKGGEAEAAGADK; translated from the coding sequence GTGCTGCGCACTCACCTTGCGGGGAACCTGAATAAAGAACTCGAAGGCCAAACTGTCACTCTCACCGGCTGGGTGGCCCGCCGTCGCGACCATGGCGGCGTGATCTTTATCGACCTGCGCGACCGCTCTGGGCTGGCTCAGGTGGTCTTCCGTGAGCCCGCGGTCGCGGAGGCCGCGCATGACCTGCGCAGCGAGTTTGTCGTCCAGGTCACTGGCACGGTTGAGCCACGCCCGGAGGGCTCGGCGAACCCGAACCTCGCCTCCGGTGAGATCGAGGTCAACGTCACTGACCTGAAGGTGCTGAACAAGGCGGCGGCGCTGCCGTTCCAGATCGAGGACGCATCCTCCAGCGAGGTCGGCGAGGAAGCTCGCCTGCGCTACCGCTACCTGGATCTGCGCCGCGAGCGCCAGGCGAAAGCGATGCGTCTGCGCGCGAAGGCGAACCAGGCAGCGCGCCGCGTGCTGGACAACCACGACTTCACCGAGATTGAAACCCCGACGCTGACGCGCTCCACCCCGGAGGGCGCGCGTGACTTCCTCGTGCCGGCTCGTTTGAAGCCGGGCTCCTGGTACGCGCTGCCGCAGTCGCCGCAGCTGTTCAAGCAGCTACTCATGGTGGCCGGCATGGAGCGTTACTACCAGCTGGCACGCTGCTACCGCGACGAGGATTTCCGTGCGGACCGTCAGCCGGAGTTCACCCAGCTAGACGTTGAGGCCAGCTTCGTGGACCAGGACGACATCATCGAGCTCGCCGAAGAGATCCTGGTGGAGCTGTGGAAGCTGATCGGCTACGACATCCAGACTCCGATCCCGCGCATGACCTACAAGGAGGCGATGGAGAAGTACGGCTCTGACAAGCCGGACCTGCGCTTCGACATCCCGCTGGTGGAGTGCACCGAGTTCTTCAAGGACACCACCTTCCGCGTGTTCAAGGCCGAGTACGTCGGCGCCGTTGTCATGGAAGGCGGCGCCTCCCAGCCGCGTCGCCAGCTCGATGCGTGGCAGGAGTGGGCGAAGCAGCGCGGCGCCAAGGGTCTTGCCTACATCCTGGTCCAGGAGGACGGCGAGTTGACTGGCCCGGTGGCCAAGAACATCACCGACGAGGAGAAGGCCGGCATCGCCGAGCACGTCGGCGCGAAGCCGGGCGACTGCATCTTCTTCGCCGCCGGCGAAACGAAGGCGTCCCGTGCGCTGCTGGGTGCAGCCCGCGGCGAGATTGCCCGCAAGCTGGACCTGATCAAGGACGGCGACTGGGCGTTTACCTGGGTCGTCGACGCGCCGCTGTTTGAGCCGGCCGCCGATGCCACCGCTTCCGGAGACGTCGCGCTCGGCCATTCCAAGTGGACCGCCGTGCATCACGCCTTTACCTCCCCGAAGCCGGAGTTCCTGGACAACTTCGAAAAGAACCCGGGCGAGGCACTCGCCTACGCCTACGACATCGTGTGCAACGGCAACGAGATCGGCGGCGGCTCCATCCGTATCCACGAGCACGATGTGCAAAAGCGCGTGTTCGAAGTCATGGGTATCACCGACGAGGAAGCGGACGAGAAGTTCGGCTTCCTGCTGGATGCATTCCAGTACGGCGCCCCGCCGCACGGCGGCATCGCCTTCGGTTGGGACCGCATCGTGTCCCTGCTCGGTGGCTTCGAATCCATCCGCGATGTCATCGCCTTCCCGAAGTCGGGCGGCGGCGTGGATCCGTTGACCGATGCCCCGGCGCCGATTCCGGCGGAGCAGCGCAAGGAGACCGGCGTGGACTTTAAGCCGAAGAAGGATGCCGAGAGCAAAGGCGGCGAGGCCGAGGCGGCAGGAGCCGACAAGTAG
- the ypfJ gene encoding KPN_02809 family neutral zinc metallopeptidase: MTFRGDYAQGQGGNVNTSSGGGRGGGGLGGGAMMLLPLLLRGGGGGTIILVLLALLYFSGAFNGILGGGGNDSQSQSQDEYSLEHCQEAGSSNEYDDCRAAATMGSLNAVWADVLPAQSETQFTKPEMTIFKGSVNSGCGFASSDTGPFYCPQDTTAYLDVSFFDQLSQLGGSNGPLAQEYATAHEYGHHIQNLEGTLGLSDYKNPGQDSAAVAIELQADCYAGLWAHHASKGENAALEPITDEQLQQALQAAQSIGDDNIQKRSGGEVDPDAWTHGSSEQRMQAFKSGYETGQMSACDTLNRGVYKS, translated from the coding sequence ATGACTTTCAGAGGCGATTACGCGCAGGGCCAAGGTGGCAACGTCAATACCAGTTCCGGCGGCGGCCGCGGAGGCGGCGGCCTGGGCGGCGGCGCGATGATGCTGCTGCCGCTCCTTTTGCGCGGAGGCGGCGGCGGAACCATCATTTTGGTCCTGCTGGCGCTGCTGTACTTCAGCGGTGCGTTCAACGGCATTCTCGGTGGTGGAGGCAACGACTCCCAGTCGCAGTCCCAGGACGAGTACTCGCTGGAGCACTGCCAGGAAGCCGGTTCTTCCAACGAGTACGACGATTGCCGCGCAGCAGCGACGATGGGGTCGTTGAACGCCGTTTGGGCAGACGTGCTGCCTGCCCAGTCCGAAACCCAGTTCACCAAACCGGAGATGACCATCTTCAAAGGCAGCGTGAACTCCGGCTGTGGCTTTGCAAGCTCTGACACCGGCCCGTTCTACTGCCCGCAGGACACCACCGCGTACCTGGACGTTAGCTTCTTCGACCAGCTGTCCCAGCTCGGCGGCTCCAACGGCCCGCTGGCGCAGGAGTACGCCACCGCCCACGAGTACGGCCACCACATCCAAAACCTTGAGGGCACCCTCGGTTTAAGCGACTACAAGAACCCGGGCCAGGATTCCGCCGCGGTGGCTATCGAGCTGCAGGCCGACTGCTACGCGGGCCTGTGGGCGCACCACGCCTCCAAGGGTGAGAACGCAGCACTTGAGCCGATCACCGACGAGCAGCTGCAACAGGCGCTGCAGGCGGCGCAATCCATCGGCGACGACAACATCCAGAAGCGCTCCGGCGGCGAGGTCGACCCGGACGCGTGGACCCACGGTTCTTCGGAACAGCGCATGCAGGCGTTCAAGTCCGGCTACGAAACTGGCCAAATGTCAGCTTGCGACACGCTCAACCGCGGCGTGTACAAGAGCTAA
- a CDS encoding CBS domain-containing protein, with product MSNAEPNRAVPFLAAFNSIEKFLRTELDAKRSDSFSWMARLAAKKGIVALEQSETLQEFADLRNAISHGEYDNLRPIAEPLPETVAEIERIRDSLLAPTLALDVVEHQRVVTFSPDADIHEPLGIIASEGLAQFPVYEGGECVGLLTTNAIARWLAAELREDDTIAAGTVADVIEHSGKLDQPIFLPRNVTAAAAVEALSTPLESGAVPRLAIITEHGKPTQKPISVLGATDIPALAQET from the coding sequence ATGAGCAATGCTGAGCCCAACCGCGCCGTGCCGTTTCTTGCTGCGTTCAACTCCATCGAGAAATTCTTGCGCACCGAACTCGATGCCAAACGGTCCGATTCTTTTTCGTGGATGGCCCGTCTCGCGGCGAAGAAGGGCATTGTCGCACTGGAGCAATCCGAGACGCTGCAGGAGTTCGCCGATCTGCGCAACGCGATTAGCCACGGCGAGTACGACAACTTGCGCCCGATCGCCGAGCCGCTGCCGGAAACCGTCGCTGAGATTGAGCGGATCCGGGATTCGCTGCTCGCACCGACGCTGGCTCTGGACGTGGTTGAGCACCAGCGGGTGGTCACCTTCTCCCCTGACGCCGACATCCACGAGCCGTTGGGGATTATCGCCTCTGAGGGCCTCGCCCAATTCCCGGTCTACGAAGGCGGCGAGTGCGTCGGCCTCCTCACCACCAATGCGATTGCGCGGTGGCTAGCGGCGGAGCTGCGTGAGGACGACACGATCGCGGCAGGCACCGTGGCAGACGTGATTGAACACAGCGGCAAGTTGGACCAGCCGATTTTCCTGCCGCGCAACGTCACCGCGGCGGCTGCCGTAGAGGCGCTGAGCACCCCGCTCGAGTCTGGCGCGGTTCCCCGCCTCGCCATCATCACCGAACACGGAAAGCCGACGCAGAAGCCGATATCGGTGCTAGGTGCGACCGACATTCCGGCCCTTGCGCAGGAAACCTAA
- a CDS encoding L-serine ammonia-lyase: MSANFVSVVDLFSIGIGPSSSHTVGPMRAAQTFIRNLDSFPAKVLVELRGSLAATGVGHGTDRAALLGLVGYTPTTTSADVEPKPGEPIPATGSISGPAGTVEYVLRFDPAPVAAHPNCLIFDGWDANGNVLAEREDYYSVGGGFIQDRWEMEAHRDETGVASAREIPSVPYPFNTAAELMQLCDETGLTIAEIMRANEESIHGREKLDAHLDAVWNVMQECVAHGLKTEGTLPGGLNVRRRANRLHRLLTAEYEASTARGLDAMEWVNLYALAVNEENAAHGQVVTAPTNGAAGIIPAVMHYCRDFTDDFTVERARNFLLTAGAVGSIIKTNASISGAEVGCQGEVGSASSMAAAGMCAALGGTPAQVENAAEIALEHNLGLTCDPVGGLVQVPCIERNAIGGVKAINAARLAKLGDGTNIVTLDDVVETMAATGRDMMTQYKETSMGGLAVQLGLPVNITEC; this comes from the coding sequence ATGTCTGCAAACTTTGTAAGCGTTGTTGACCTGTTCAGCATTGGCATCGGCCCGTCTTCCTCCCACACCGTCGGTCCGATGCGCGCCGCCCAAACGTTCATACGCAATCTCGACAGCTTCCCGGCCAAGGTGCTGGTGGAGCTGCGCGGATCTCTCGCGGCCACCGGCGTCGGCCACGGCACCGACCGCGCAGCGCTGCTGGGCCTTGTCGGCTACACCCCCACGACCACGTCGGCTGATGTCGAGCCGAAACCGGGAGAGCCGATTCCCGCCACCGGCAGCATTTCCGGGCCCGCCGGCACCGTCGAATACGTGCTGCGGTTCGACCCCGCTCCTGTGGCGGCGCACCCGAACTGCCTCATCTTCGACGGGTGGGATGCTAACGGCAATGTGCTTGCCGAGCGCGAGGATTACTACTCCGTCGGCGGCGGCTTCATCCAGGACCGCTGGGAGATGGAGGCGCACCGCGACGAAACCGGCGTGGCCTCCGCCCGTGAGATTCCGTCGGTGCCCTATCCCTTCAACACCGCAGCGGAGCTCATGCAGCTTTGCGACGAGACCGGCTTGACCATCGCCGAAATCATGCGCGCCAACGAAGAGTCCATCCACGGCCGTGAAAAACTCGACGCCCACTTGGACGCGGTGTGGAACGTGATGCAGGAATGCGTCGCACACGGTTTGAAGACTGAGGGCACCCTGCCCGGCGGGCTGAACGTCAGGCGGCGCGCGAACCGTCTCCACCGCCTGCTCACCGCCGAGTACGAAGCGTCCACCGCCCGCGGGCTGGACGCGATGGAGTGGGTCAACCTCTACGCGCTGGCCGTCAACGAGGAAAACGCAGCGCACGGCCAGGTGGTCACCGCGCCGACGAACGGCGCCGCCGGCATCATCCCCGCGGTGATGCACTACTGCCGCGACTTCACCGACGACTTCACCGTCGAGCGCGCCCGCAACTTCCTGCTCACTGCGGGCGCAGTCGGCTCCATTATCAAGACCAACGCATCCATCTCAGGTGCTGAGGTGGGCTGCCAGGGCGAGGTCGGCTCTGCCTCATCCATGGCGGCCGCCGGCATGTGCGCCGCGCTGGGTGGCACGCCTGCCCAGGTGGAAAACGCCGCGGAGATCGCCCTCGAGCACAACCTCGGCCTGACCTGCGACCCCGTCGGCGGGCTTGTGCAAGTGCCCTGCATCGAGCGCAACGCCATCGGCGGTGTGAAGGCCATCAACGCAGCCCGTCTGGCCAAGCTCGGCGACGGCACCAACATCGTCACCCTCGACGATGTGGTGGAGACCATGGCCGCCACCGGCCGCGACATGATGACGCAGTACAAGGAGACGTCCATGGGCGGCCTTGCAGTGCAACTGGGCCTGCCGGTGAACATCACCGAGTGCTAA
- the hisS gene encoding histidine--tRNA ligase, producing the protein MSENKNDQFQKLSAPKGVPDYAPPQSAAFIHVRDEFARQARIAGYQHIELPVFEDTTLFARGVGESTDVVSKEMYTFEDRGGRSVTLRPEGTAGVMRAFIEHNMDRGYLPVKLNYYGPFFRYERPQAGRYRQLQQVGVEAIGMDDPLLDAEVIALADRSYRAIGLSGFRLELTSLGDRNCRPAYREKLQQFLFDLPLDEETRKRAEINPLRVLDDKREEVREMTADAPLMLDHLCDDCRAHFDAVTAALDSFGVPYVINPRMVRGLDYYTKTTFEFVHDGLGAQSGIGGGGRYDGLMAQIGGPDLSGIGYGLGVDRAVLALEAEGVELEEASHRVDVFGIAIGDEARVKMSKLIDELRAAGVSADMSYGQRGLKGSMKGADRAGAKYALVLGERELEAGEVAVKDLAQHSQESVALSVQAVTQAIASGGADI; encoded by the coding sequence GTGAGCGAGAACAAGAACGACCAGTTTCAGAAGCTTTCCGCCCCGAAGGGTGTGCCGGATTACGCGCCGCCGCAATCGGCGGCGTTTATCCATGTGCGCGACGAGTTTGCCCGCCAGGCGCGCATCGCCGGCTACCAGCACATCGAGCTGCCGGTGTTCGAGGACACGACGCTCTTCGCCCGCGGTGTGGGCGAGTCCACCGACGTGGTGAGCAAGGAGATGTACACCTTCGAGGACCGCGGCGGCCGCTCCGTCACGCTGCGCCCGGAGGGCACTGCCGGCGTGATGCGCGCGTTTATCGAGCACAACATGGACCGCGGCTACCTGCCGGTGAAGCTGAACTACTACGGCCCGTTCTTCCGCTACGAGCGCCCCCAGGCCGGCCGTTACCGCCAGCTGCAGCAGGTGGGCGTGGAGGCCATCGGCATGGACGATCCGCTGTTAGACGCTGAGGTCATCGCGTTGGCCGACCGTAGCTACCGTGCTATCGGCCTGAGCGGGTTCCGCCTCGAGCTGACCAGCCTGGGCGATAGGAACTGCCGGCCGGCGTACCGCGAGAAGCTGCAGCAGTTCCTCTTCGACCTGCCGTTGGACGAGGAAACCCGCAAGCGCGCGGAGATCAACCCGCTGCGCGTGCTGGACGACAAGCGCGAGGAAGTCCGCGAGATGACCGCGGATGCGCCGCTGATGCTGGACCACCTCTGCGACGATTGCCGCGCCCACTTCGACGCTGTCACCGCGGCTCTGGACAGCTTCGGTGTGCCGTACGTGATCAACCCCCGCATGGTGCGCGGGCTGGACTACTACACCAAGACCACTTTCGAGTTCGTCCACGACGGCTTGGGCGCGCAGTCCGGCATCGGCGGCGGCGGCCGCTACGACGGCTTGATGGCCCAGATCGGCGGCCCGGATCTGTCCGGCATCGGCTACGGCCTCGGCGTCGACCGCGCCGTCCTCGCCCTTGAGGCTGAGGGCGTCGAGCTGGAAGAGGCTTCGCACCGTGTGGACGTGTTTGGCATCGCCATCGGCGACGAGGCGCGTGTGAAGATGAGCAAGCTTATCGACGAGCTCCGCGCCGCCGGCGTTTCCGCCGACATGTCCTACGGGCAGCGCGGACTCAAGGGCTCGATGAAGGGCGCCGATCGCGCCGGTGCGAAGTACGCGCTCGTGCTCGGCGAGCGCGAGTTGGAGGCCGGCGAGGTGGCTGTGAAGGACCTCGCGCAGCACTCGCAGGAGTCCGTGGCGCTGTCAGTCCAGGCCGTGACCCAGGCGATCGCCAGCGGGGGAGCCGACATTTAG
- a CDS encoding MBL fold metallo-hydrolase: MRIAGFAAGPFQTNCYVVAHGDRAFVIDPGLGAHEAVSQMAQEQGLTVEAVVLTHGHIDHIRDAAAFGVETFIHPADAFMLLRGEGVSEQARQLYDASAMPPIDNPTPLEGGQALQVAGVELRVVHAPGHSPGCVMLVANDVVFSGDVLFRGSIGRTDLPDSDPEQMRQSLRDPVWDLSDELQVLPGHGPATTVAQERATNPYLRQANSDR, encoded by the coding sequence ATGAGAATCGCCGGTTTCGCCGCAGGACCTTTTCAAACCAACTGCTATGTCGTTGCTCATGGGGATCGCGCGTTTGTGATCGACCCGGGGCTGGGCGCGCACGAGGCGGTGAGCCAGATGGCGCAGGAGCAGGGGCTGACCGTCGAGGCGGTGGTGCTCACGCACGGACACATCGACCACATCCGCGATGCCGCTGCGTTCGGAGTTGAGACGTTCATCCACCCCGCCGACGCGTTCATGCTGCTGCGCGGCGAGGGGGTCAGCGAGCAAGCACGCCAGCTTTACGACGCCTCCGCCATGCCCCCAATCGACAACCCCACGCCGCTCGAGGGTGGGCAAGCGCTGCAAGTCGCGGGCGTGGAGTTGCGCGTGGTGCACGCACCGGGGCACTCGCCGGGCTGTGTGATGCTTGTTGCCAACGATGTGGTCTTCTCCGGAGACGTGCTGTTCCGCGGGTCTATCGGCCGTACGGACCTGCCGGATTCGGACCCGGAGCAGATGCGTCAGTCCCTCCGCGATCCGGTGTGGGATCTGAGCGACGAACTGCAGGTGCTGCCTGGCCACGGCCCGGCTACGACGGTAGCGCAGGAGCGCGCAACCAACCCGTACCTGCGCCAGGCCAACTCGGACCGCTAA
- a CDS encoding peptidylprolyl isomerase: MASNEQRGKEALSHLKSELDSRDRKEKSRPWSVAAISAAVIALIGGGIYFAANNDSGEDLAASETTAASESTTEEQEPFDASEFEPIATKREQALPPTVNCAYNEAAEQGGDGVGTPKTEGVSTEGTLTVELDTNQGPIGMELDRAASPCTVNAIEYLAEEGFYDDTVCHRLTTGDGLKVLQCGDRAGTGAGGPGFQFANELPTDKALEGIDLSEAGIPEGASEEEMMQAKTMLLQQSSEPQRYDRGTIAMANAGVDTNGSQFFLNYGDSVLPPLYTYFGQIDDEGLATLDKIVEAGVEGGQQGGAPADEVRVKKASVK; encoded by the coding sequence GTGGCATCGAACGAACAGCGCGGCAAAGAAGCCCTGTCCCACCTGAAAAGCGAGCTGGACTCGCGCGACCGCAAAGAAAAGTCCCGCCCGTGGTCGGTGGCGGCAATCTCCGCGGCAGTGATCGCGCTGATCGGCGGCGGCATTTACTTTGCGGCCAACAACGACAGCGGCGAGGACCTGGCTGCCAGCGAAACTACCGCTGCTTCCGAGTCCACTACCGAGGAGCAGGAGCCTTTCGACGCGTCGGAGTTCGAACCGATCGCCACTAAGCGCGAGCAGGCGCTGCCGCCGACTGTGAACTGCGCCTACAACGAGGCTGCGGAGCAGGGCGGCGACGGCGTTGGCACCCCGAAGACTGAGGGAGTGTCCACCGAGGGCACCCTCACCGTTGAGCTGGACACCAACCAGGGCCCGATCGGCATGGAGCTGGACCGTGCGGCCTCCCCCTGCACCGTCAACGCCATCGAGTACCTCGCTGAGGAAGGCTTCTACGACGACACCGTCTGCCACCGCCTGACTACAGGCGACGGCCTGAAGGTGCTGCAGTGCGGCGACCGTGCCGGCACCGGCGCCGGCGGACCGGGCTTCCAGTTCGCTAACGAGCTGCCCACCGACAAAGCGCTTGAGGGCATCGACCTGTCTGAGGCGGGCATCCCGGAGGGTGCCTCGGAGGAAGAGATGATGCAGGCCAAGACGATGCTGCTGCAGCAAAGCAGCGAGCCGCAGCGCTACGACCGCGGCACCATCGCCATGGCGAACGCCGGCGTGGACACCAACGGCTCCCAGTTCTTCCTCAACTACGGCGACTCCGTGCTGCCGCCGCTGTACACCTACTTCGGCCAGATCGACGACGAGGGTCTTGCCACCCTGGACAAGATCGTCGAGGCTGGCGTTGAAGGTGGTCAGCAGGGCGGCGCCCCGGCCGACGAGGTCCGCGTCAAAAAGGCGTCCGTGAAGTAG